Genomic segment of Paenibacillus macerans:
GGAGTTGTGGTGGGAGATCGTTTCCCGCTACCAGCAAACCGTGCTCCGTTTGGCGGAAGAGTTCGGCGCCGTGCATGTTCCGCTTCAGGCGGCATTTGAGGAAGCCGCCCAAAAGGCAGATGCGGAATACTGGCTATGGGACGGCATGCACCCGACCGCAGCCGGCCACGATCTGCTGGCGAAGCAATGGCTTGCGGCCGCGGAAAGCGGCAGGGTGTGGGAGTAGCGACGACGGCTGTGTAAAAAAGCGCCGGATTCCTGGTAAGGAGAATCCGGTGCTTTTTTGCTCTATCGTGCCGACGTCTCTCATTGGAAAAATCCAATTGATTAACGGATAGCGATCGACATTTTGATCTATCATTGGAAATATCCGGCATGGAAAAGGCGGCGCTTAATATGCTTCGCGAGGGAATGGATATATCGCTGGTGGTTAAGGTTACGGGGCTGTCTGAAGAGCAGGTAGTGAAGTTGGAGAAAACAAGCCATCTAAAATGAACTAAACGGAAATAGACCGTTCCGCTCAAGGTAACGGTCTATTTCTGTTTGCAATCAAGGGTTCTGATGACCGAAAGGCAAGCTGCTGGTGTATTAATTCCATTGACAATGGAACAACTCCAAACCGTCTTTACCGCCACAAGAAAAATTTAAATAGTTATTATGCCCATTATTCAGTATAATTTTGTATGAATGCTTACGAAGAATGAACCCTTCAGAGAGGATTAACGATCTAATGAATGTAGCAGCAAATAAACCAGCAAAAACAAACCGGCGTTCCAAATCGTCTCCGCCGCCCGTCCGCATCTTTTCGCTTGGCGGCATCGGCGAAATCGGCAAAAACATGTACGGCATCGAATATAGGGATGAAATCGTCCTGATTGACGCCGGCCTTAAATTTCCGGATTCCCGGCTTTCGGGCATCGACTGCATTATTCCGGATATTCGTTATTTGATTGATAACAAACATAAAATGAAAGGGCTTTTTTTGACGCATGGTCATGAAGACCATATCGGGGCCATTCCCTTTGTGCTTCGCCAGTTGCAGATTCCGATTTACGGCGGGCCGCTGACGATTGGCCTAGTCAAGGCGAAATTGGAAGAGTACCGGCTGCAGGGCGAGGCGGAGTTGCATGTTTTTCATGAGGATGATCGCTTTAAGTTTAACCATTTGGCCGTGCATTTTTTCCGGACGACGCACAGTATTCCCGATGCGTTTGGCATCGTGGTCGATACGCCTTACGGCTCCGTCGTGCACACGGGGGATTTTAAGTTCGACTTTACGCCGGAGGACCGTCCGGCCGATCTGTTTAAAATGGCCAGCGTCGGCGGGGAAGGCGTGCTGGCGCTGCTGGCCGACAGCACCAACAGCGAGAAGGAAGGGTTCACTCCTTCCGAACGCCGCGTCGGCGACGCGATTCTGGATTCGTTCCGCGGCTGCAAAGGGCGGATTTTGTTCGCCACGTTTGCGTCCAACGTCCATCGGCTTCAGCAGGTCGTGGAGGCGGCGGCGCTGTGCAACCGGAAGATTGTCGTCATCGGCCGCAGCATGGAGAAAATATTTGCCATCGGACAGGAGCTGGGGTATATTCGCGTACCGGAAGGCATGCTGGTTGATGTGAAGCATATCGACCGGTTTGAGGACCGGCAGATTTTGATCGTTTGCACGGGCAGCCAAGGCGAACCCAATGCTGCCTTAAGCCGGATCGCCTCGGGCGCTCATCGCCATGTGCAGGTTTATCCCGGGGACACGGTGATTTATTCTTCATCCCCAATTCCAGGCAATGCGCCGAACATCAACCGGAGCATCGACGCGCTGCTGCGGGCCGGGGCGCATGTCATTTACGGCTCGATTTTCGATATCCATACGTCCGGTCATGGCAACCGGGAAGATTTGAAGCTGATGCTTAGCTTTATCCGGCCGAAATATTTCATTCCGATTCACGGCGAATACCGCATGCTGCTGAACCATCGCAATTTGGCGCTGCAGACGGGCATTCCCGAGGACCGCGTGTTTATCCTGAATATCGGCGACACGCTGTCGGTGTTCCGCAACCGGGCCAAACGGGGCAAAACGATCCCGTCCGGCGAAGTGTTCATCAGCAACGGAGAGATGCGCACCTTCGAAGATGAGCTGCTGGTCGAGCGGATGGAATTGGCTCAGGAAGGTATCGTGATCGTGGTCATGACGGTGGACCGGAACACAAGGCAGATTTTGGCGGGACCCGACATCGTGACCCGCGGTTTCGTCTATATGCAGGATGCCAGACCGCTGTTGCGGCGGGCTGAGGCACAACTGAAGCGGAGCCTGAACCGGATGCGCGACAAGGAATATGACCGCAAAGCCTGGCTGCGTGCGACTCAGCAGGTGATGCGGAGGTATTTTATGAAAGAGGTTGGCCGAACGCCGCATATTATGCCTTCCATTTTGGAGGTATAAAATCCAGGTTGACAGGAGCTTCCCGAATCAGGGAGGTTCTTTTTTTTTAATCGCCCCCTGATTTATAGTTTCGTATAATGTGTAAAAATATGGGGCGGGATTACGCGTCCATTCGGCGGATCAAGGGCTTGGGAGAACGGGGTAGGGGGGAATTTTCCCTTAGAAACATAACTGGTTATAGAATATGTTAAAGCCGATCCATCCGGGGTTAAAAGCCCTGGCATGGTTCGGCTTTTTTTATTGGATTTTTAAGCTGGAAGTGGAACTGCGGTGTTATTTGTATCACGTAAGTATGTTTTTATGACATATAAAAAATATTTTGGACGAAAGTGGTAATTTAGTTATAGGTTATCTATATTTAATACGTCAGGTGTGAATCCATGTACGATATGAAACAGGTAGTAGTCATTGATACGGGAATTGATATGAAGAATTGTAATTTAAGCAAGCATGTCATAGGAGGAACCGAGTTTCGTTGTCTAAATGATCAAATCCTCGAAGATCATCTCTATCAAGACGATAATGGTCATGGTACGATGTGCGCGGATACGATCTTGCAAGTTTACGATGAAGCTCTGTTTTATGTGATTAAAATAGCGAATTCGGAAGGGAAAACCAGTACTTCTCTTTTACGGAAAGCATTATTTAAATGTCTTTCACTAAATATTAAGTATATTTGTATAAGTTTGGCAGTAACCGCTGCGGCGTACCAGCAGGAACTGTTTGATATCACGAAACGGTTAGTGGACCAAAATAAACTCATTTTTGTGTCTATCAAAAATAATAGTCAAAGCAGTTATCCCGCTAATTTGCCTACTGTAATCGGTGTAGCGGGACAACCCTTCCTCTCCAACGAATTATTTTCTTTCTCTGCCAGAAAAGAAATTCAAGCGATATTTGATGATTCTCCTTTATTTGTATATACGCTTGCCAACAGGTTTGCTTTTTTTAAAGGGACTTCCAAAGCAAACGCACTCTGTGTCGGAATGAGCTTAAAGTTAATACACAGCGTAAAAGGTAACTGCGAACGGATGACATTTTCAGAATTCAATCGATGGTTTGAAGATTATTCTTTACGACATCAAGAAGATCGTCCCCACGTTCCAATTATATCAAATGGGGATACCCATTATAATTTGCTAGAAGTATTTGGGGGAAAAATAAAAAAGGCCATAAGCAAAACAACTAATCATCATATTGACTTGGATTCAATTCATGACGGCCCCTTTATTTCCCGGTTAACCGGAATCAACTTTAATAATTTTTATGATTTTTGGCTTCACTTGGAAAATGAGTTGAATTTTAGTTTAACGGACCATCACAGAATCAATATACAAAATGTTTGCAGCCTCCCTGCATTATTGAATTTTCTACAGGAGGTGGTGGACTGCCGGAATGTCTGCAAAATAGCAAATCACACTAAAGTGCAAAATTAAAGAAAAGGAGAGATTACAGATGAAAATGTTTCAAAAGATGGCCAAGCTACTCTTTCTTATTGCGGCGGTAACTGTCTTTTTCGTAAGTAACAGTACCGTAGGTAACGCTGAAGAAGCAACTGAGCCCTCGAATGGATTGCCGGAATTCGCCAATGAGGTTGTTCACCCTAATTTCTCCAGCGGCGGGGCGGACCATACGCATCAATATATTGTTGCTCAGGCCATTGCGATTTTAAACCATGATCTAGGTCCTACAGTGATTAGCACTTACAGGTCCACCTTGTTATACTATACGGATTGGCCGGATAAATATGAAAACGACTTGGGTACCTTTGCTAGACATTTCTATGATCCGGATACAGGAAAAAACTGGTTAGGGCAAACTTCACCTACGGCAAAAACCAGGGCAGAACAATATTATCAGAATGCCCTTGAAGCCTATCGTATGGGAGATGTCGAAGAGGCCTTTATCCATTTAGGAAAAGGAACGCATTATGTATCTGACATCAACGTACCTCATCATGCTGCAAATCTGACCGCACTAAATAGTAATCATACTCAATTTGAGAAATATATTGATAAAAGCAGACTGAATTATACAATACCCGGTAACACGCTTCCTGAAGCTGTATATAAAGAAGCTCTAAATACCTCAGTCTCCGATTCCTTTCAAGATACAGCCGTATATTCCAAATCACTGGCTAAACTGGCGCAACAATCCGAACATTATGATGAAATAGGACAAAAGGTAGTTCCTCATGCTATTGTGGATAATGTTCAATATATTTACAAGTTCTGTAAAGAGGTTGGTATTCTGAAGTAAGAACTGTCGATGAAACTAATTAGTTAAAATAAAAGCAGCTCTCCGTAATGGAGAACTGCTTTTATTTTATCAAAAAACCTTAATATGACAAAAATTATATTATTTATAATGATTTTGATATAAAATGTAGAAAAGTGCTATTTAGTGAAAAAACTTTTGAGGTGTGATTTAGGTGCTGCATATCGCTTTATGTGATGATATGAAGGTAGAACTAAGCCACATTGAAAATCTGGTTTTACAGTATCCATTTTCCCAGGTTGAAGTTGATGCCTTTGGAAGCGGACAGAAGTTGCTTCAATATGTAATAAAAAATAAGATGGAATACAACATTTATCTTCTAGATATTGATATGCCAGAAATGGATGGAATCAGCTTGGCCCAGAAAATAAGAGAATTTGATAGAAAGGCGGTCATCATATTTATAACGGGTTACAATGAATACATGAAGGATGTTTTCAAAGTTCAAACATTCGATTATCTGCTGAAGCCGGTCAGCAAAGACGCCTTTTTTGAAGTTCTGCAGAGAGCAGATAGTTATTTGAATAGTAATCATAGTTATTTTGAATTCAATTACGAACG
This window contains:
- a CDS encoding ribonuclease J, which translates into the protein MNVAANKPAKTNRRSKSSPPPVRIFSLGGIGEIGKNMYGIEYRDEIVLIDAGLKFPDSRLSGIDCIIPDIRYLIDNKHKMKGLFLTHGHEDHIGAIPFVLRQLQIPIYGGPLTIGLVKAKLEEYRLQGEAELHVFHEDDRFKFNHLAVHFFRTTHSIPDAFGIVVDTPYGSVVHTGDFKFDFTPEDRPADLFKMASVGGEGVLALLADSTNSEKEGFTPSERRVGDAILDSFRGCKGRILFATFASNVHRLQQVVEAAALCNRKIVVIGRSMEKIFAIGQELGYIRVPEGMLVDVKHIDRFEDRQILIVCTGSQGEPNAALSRIASGAHRHVQVYPGDTVIYSSSPIPGNAPNINRSIDALLRAGAHVIYGSIFDIHTSGHGNREDLKLMLSFIRPKYFIPIHGEYRMLLNHRNLALQTGIPEDRVFILNIGDTLSVFRNRAKRGKTIPSGEVFISNGEMRTFEDELLVERMELAQEGIVIVVMTVDRNTRQILAGPDIVTRGFVYMQDARPLLRRAEAQLKRSLNRMRDKEYDRKAWLRATQQVMRRYFMKEVGRTPHIMPSILEV
- a CDS encoding S8 family serine peptidase, translating into MYDMKQVVVIDTGIDMKNCNLSKHVIGGTEFRCLNDQILEDHLYQDDNGHGTMCADTILQVYDEALFYVIKIANSEGKTSTSLLRKALFKCLSLNIKYICISLAVTAAAYQQELFDITKRLVDQNKLIFVSIKNNSQSSYPANLPTVIGVAGQPFLSNELFSFSARKEIQAIFDDSPLFVYTLANRFAFFKGTSKANALCVGMSLKLIHSVKGNCERMTFSEFNRWFEDYSLRHQEDRPHVPIISNGDTHYNLLEVFGGKIKKAISKTTNHHIDLDSIHDGPFISRLTGINFNNFYDFWLHLENELNFSLTDHHRINIQNVCSLPALLNFLQEVVDCRNVCKIANHTKVQN
- a CDS encoding zinc dependent phospholipase C family protein, whose translation is MKMFQKMAKLLFLIAAVTVFFVSNSTVGNAEEATEPSNGLPEFANEVVHPNFSSGGADHTHQYIVAQAIAILNHDLGPTVISTYRSTLLYYTDWPDKYENDLGTFARHFYDPDTGKNWLGQTSPTAKTRAEQYYQNALEAYRMGDVEEAFIHLGKGTHYVSDINVPHHAANLTALNSNHTQFEKYIDKSRLNYTIPGNTLPEAVYKEALNTSVSDSFQDTAVYSKSLAKLAQQSEHYDEIGQKVVPHAIVDNVQYIYKFCKEVGILK
- a CDS encoding LytR/AlgR family response regulator transcription factor, with amino-acid sequence MLHIALCDDMKVELSHIENLVLQYPFSQVEVDAFGSGQKLLQYVIKNKMEYNIYLLDIDMPEMDGISLAQKIREFDRKAVIIFITGYNEYMKDVFKVQTFDYLLKPVSKDAFFEVLQRADSYLNSNHSYFEFNYERNKLIFNTDEILYFEKSGRTAYIHTTTGVLKCNQTITQILSQLDPLTFIQIHASYIINLRYVYGIKYESVLINYDINMKHPETLKKLPISRKYKKDFKEKMIKYMRKAF